Below is a genomic region from Candidatus Methylomirabilota bacterium.
TGAGCGGCGCGCGCCGCACCAGGGGCGTCAGGACCCGCCGCGCCCGCGTGACGTACCGCTCGGGCGCCGCGACGACGATGGCGCTCACGGACCGGTGAGCCGCGAAGTGGCGGACGGTGACGGCGAGGATCGTCGCGGCGCCGAAGCGCAGGAACTGCTTGGGCGTAGGCCCGCCGAAGCGGGTGCCGAGGCCGCCAGCCGGGATGACGACCGCGAGCTTAGCCATCGTGCGCGACCGGCGCCTCCTCCCGCGAGCGGGCGAAGATCATGCGGCCCGCCGGCGTCTGCAAGACGCTCGTCACCACGACCTCGAGCGGCCGGCCGATAGACCGTCGGCCCTGCTCGATGACGACCATCGTGCCGTCGTCCAGGTACCCCACGCCCTGCCCCGGCTCCTTCCCCTCGCGGAGCACCTGGACCGTCATCGCCTCGCCCGGCACGACGACCGGCTTCAGCGCGTTCGCCAGCTCGTTCACGTTCAGCACCGGCACCCCGTGGAGCTCCGCCAGCCTGTTCAGATTGAAATCGGTGGTGACGAGCTTGCCGCCACGCGCCCGCGCGAGCTCGATGAGCTGCTGGTCCACCTCCGTCCCGGCGACGGCGCGCTCGTCGATCTCGACGCTGACCTTCGGCAGGCGCTGGAGGCGCTGGAGGACCTCGAAGCCGCGCCGACCCCGGCCGCGCCGCACGCCGTCCGGCGTGTCGGCGACCCGCCCGAGCTCGGCGAGCACGAAGCGCGGCACCACCAGCCGGCCGTCGACGAACCCCGTCTCGCAGACGTCGGCGATCCGTCCGTCGATGATCGCCGACGTGTCGAGGATCTTGTCGAGCCCGCGGGGACGCCCGCCGGCGAGGCGGCCGGGGATCACGTCGACGTCCCCGAGCCGCGCCAGCGCCGTCGCGGCGCCGAGGTAGGCGCCGAGCAGGACGGCCATCGCGCGCGTCGCCGCGCCGGCCCCCGCGGGCACGAGGCCGGCGGCGGCGGCGCCGACCACGAGCCCGGCGCCGAGCCCGAGAAGCCCGCCCGCGGCGCCCCACACCAGCCGCTCGAGCGGGAGCGCGGCCGCGCGGATCTCGAGGAGGATGGCGACCACGGCGGCGACCGCGCCGGCGGCCGCGCCGACGGCGGCGGACACCCCGAGCGCGCGCGCGGCCGAGGCGCCGATGGCGACCGAGACGCAGAGGACGACGAGCCTGACGACGTTTCTGGTCATGGACGGTGTCCCGTCACGCGCTCAGCCGAGGAGCACGTCGAGCGCTTCGCCGACCGTGGCCACGCCACGGACCTCGAGGGGCGGCTTCGCGCGGTCGTCCACGTTGCCCCGCGGGACGACGGCGCGGCGGAAGCCGAGGGCCGCCGCTTCCTTGAGCCTGAGCTCGATCCCGCTCACCGCGCGGACCTCGCCGGTGAGCCCCACCTCGCCGAGGACGAGCACGTCGCCGGGGACGGCGCGGTCCATGTAGCTCGACGCGGTGGCGACGACGATGCCGAGGTCGGCGGCCGGCTCCGTGACCCGGCCGCCGCCGGCGACGTTCACGAACACGTCCTGGCTCGCGAGCGGCATCCCGCCGAGCTTCTCGAGCACCGCGAGGAGCAGGCAGACGCGGTTGTAGTCGGCCCCGAGCACGGTCCGGCGCGGCGTGCCGAACGAGGCGCGGGCGACGAGGGCCTGGAGCTCGAGCAGCAGCGGCCGTGTCCCCTCGAGGCTCGACACGACGACGGAGCCGGCCGCGCCCCGCGGGCGCTCGGCGAGGAAGAAGCCGGAGGGGTTCGCGACCTCGACGAGCCCGCGCTCGCCCATCTCGAACACGCCGATCTCGTTGGTCGAGCCGAAGCGGTTCTTGACGGCGCGCAGGATGCGGTACGCGTGATGGCTCTCGCCCTCGAAGTAGAGGACCGTGTCCACCAGGTGCTCCAGGACGCGCGGCCCCGCGATGGCGCCTTCCTTGGTGACGTGGCCCACGAGGAACGTGGCGACGCCGAGCCCCCTCGCGAGCGTCATGAGGCGCGCGCCGCACTCGCGCACCTGCGCGACGCTCCCCGGCGCCGACTCGAGGTCCGGCAGGTAGACCGTCTGGATCGAGTCGACGACGAGCGCGCGGGGCTTCACGTCGTCGAGCGCCGCCTGCACCGCGGCGAGGTCCGTCTCCGCCCAGAGGAGCAGCCCGTCGCCGGCGATCCCGAGCCGGTCGGCGCGGAGCTTCACCTGCGCCGCCGACTCCTCGGCCGAGACGTAGAGCACCGGCGGCGCGACCCGCGCGAGCGCCCGCGCGGCCTGGAGTAGCAGCGTGGACTTGCCCGCACCGGGTTCGCCGCCGATCAGGACGAGCGAGCCGCGGACGACGCCGCCGCCGAGGACGCGGTCGAGCTCGCCGAGGCCGGTCGCGAGCCGGTCGCCGCGCTCGAGCGAGATCTCCCGGAGCGGCCGCGGCCCCTCCCGCGCCGCCGCGGGACGCCGGGGCCCGCGCGCGGGCACCGCGCGCTCCTCCACGAGGGGGACGAGCTCGCCCGTGGCGCGCTTGCAGTCCGGGCACGTGCCCGGCTTCGGGCTCGCGAAGCCGCACTGCTGGCAGCGGTAGACGCTAGCGTCGCGCGCCGTCACCCTTGGGCTCCGTCCCCTTGTCCCCGAGGCTCCGGATGAGCGATCGCAGGAGGAAGGACCGTTCCGCGCCCTCGAGGATCGTCACGAGGCGCTCGTAGACCGTCGGGTCGCTCACGAGCGCGCCGATCGTCCCCTCGCCCGCGTTGATCTTCTGGCTGATGCCCTTGAGGTTGTGGACGGCGGCCTTCAGATCCTCGACGGCGCCGGGCAGGCCGCGGTCGTCGGCGGATCCGGTCACGAGAGCGCCGAGCGCGCCGCGCCCGCCCGCCACGCGATCCGAGATCTCGCGCAGGTTGTGCGCGGTCACGCGGAGGTCCTCGAGCGTGCCCTTGTACTTCGGGTCGAACAGGAGGCCGGGCAGGAGCCCCTCCTCGCCCTCGGGCTTCTCGACCATCCGCGCGAGCCGGTCCATGGCCAGGACGAAGCGCTTGGCCGCCGCCGTGCTCTCCGGCGAGGCGAGGACGCCGGCGACGCCCTGGCCGCGCTCGACGCGGTCGAGAAGCGCCTGGGTCGTCGCGATGGCCTCGTTGAGCTTGCGGAGGGCAACCGGCTCCTCGTAGAGCAGCGCGTGGGCCCAGCCGCGCCCGTGCTCGACCTGGTCCACGACGCGGTTGATCCGGTCCACGGTCGAGGACGCGTTCTCGATGAGCTTCGACCGGTTCAGCGTCTCGGCGGACTTGCGGAGCTCGGCCACGAGCGCGCCCACGTCCTTCGCGGCGCCGGCGCCCTCGCTGAGGATGCGCCCGAAGTCGGTCGGGTCGCGCGCGGCCAGGACCTCGCCGGCC
It encodes:
- a CDS encoding PIN domain-containing protein, with product MTRNVVRLVVLCVSVAIGASAARALGVSAAVGAAAGAVAAVVAILLEIRAAALPLERLVWGAAGGLLGLGAGLVVGAAAAGLVPAGAGAATRAMAVLLGAYLGAATALARLGDVDVIPGRLAGGRPRGLDKILDTSAIIDGRIADVCETGFVDGRLVVPRFVLAELGRVADTPDGVRRGRGRRGFEVLQRLQRLPKVSVEIDERAVAGTEVDQQLIELARARGGKLVTTDFNLNRLAELHGVPVLNVNELANALKPVVVPGEAMTVQVLREGKEPGQGVGYLDDGTMVVIEQGRRSIGRPLEVVVTSVLQTPAGRMIFARSREEAPVAHDG
- a CDS encoding MlaD family protein, with the protein product MNDERRELGLKFRVGIFVLLALAAFLGTIYALGARARLFEARYVIHADFTEVAGLTEGATVRLAGVQIGRVTGVHLPGEPGGKVRVDLDITRRYADRIRQDSVARIETQGLLGDKVVEVTVGTTAAPALRAGEVLAARDPTDFGRILSEGAGAAKDVGALVAELRKSAETLNRSKLIENASSTVDRINRVVDQVEHGRGWAHALLYEEPVALRKLNEAIATTQALLDRVERGQGVAGVLASPESTAAAKRFVLAMDRLARMVEKPEGEEGLLPGLLFDPKYKGTLEDLRVTAHNLREISDRVAGGRGALGALVTGSADDRGLPGAVEDLKAAVHNLKGISQKINAGEGTIGALVSDPTVYERLVTILEGAERSFLLRSLIRSLGDKGTEPKGDGARR
- the radA gene encoding DNA repair protein RadA; amino-acid sequence: MTARDASVYRCQQCGFASPKPGTCPDCKRATGELVPLVEERAVPARGPRRPAAAREGPRPLREISLERGDRLATGLGELDRVLGGGVVRGSLVLIGGEPGAGKSTLLLQAARALARVAPPVLYVSAEESAAQVKLRADRLGIAGDGLLLWAETDLAAVQAALDDVKPRALVVDSIQTVYLPDLESAPGSVAQVRECGARLMTLARGLGVATFLVGHVTKEGAIAGPRVLEHLVDTVLYFEGESHHAYRILRAVKNRFGSTNEIGVFEMGERGLVEVANPSGFFLAERPRGAAGSVVVSSLEGTRPLLLELQALVARASFGTPRRTVLGADYNRVCLLLAVLEKLGGMPLASQDVFVNVAGGGRVTEPAADLGIVVATASSYMDRAVPGDVLVLGEVGLTGEVRAVSGIELRLKEAAALGFRRAVVPRGNVDDRAKPPLEVRGVATVGEALDVLLG